One Geitlerinema sp. PCC 9228 genomic window, GGGACTGCTACTTCCGATAGGGAGCATTTTTTCGACAGCCATATCAAGCCGGAACAGATCCAGCAGCTTTCCCCGGCTGCTTTGGCGTATCTTGGCGATGCAGTGTACGAACTCTACGTCCGTTCGCTATATCTGTTCCCCCCCAAACAGCAACAACTATATCACCAACAAGTGGTTACCCAGGTACGCGCGGAAACCCAAGCTCGTTATTTAGAAATTCTACAACCTTTTCTCAACGAAGGGGAATTGGAAATTATACGTCGGGGTCGCAACGCCGCCACGGGAAAACCGCGACGCCTCAACCGCAAAATTTACCAACAAGCCAGCAGCCTGGAAACGTTAATTGGCTACCTCTACTTACAAGACCGCCAGCGGCTGCAGCAACTGCTTTCCCAACTTGATTTTCCGCCTATAGAATCACCTGCAGATAACCGTTAAGTGTCGTGATGGGATTGGCGCACCGGAACTTCCACCAAGAAGGTAGACCCTTGGTTTGGTTGGGAGTGGCAGCTAATCTGACCGCTGTGTTTATCTACGACAATGGAATAGCAAATTGCTAGTCCCATGCCAGTTCCTTTCCCTACTGGTTTGGTGGTGTAGAAGGGTTCAAAGATTTTTTGGCGGGTTTCTTCAGAAATTCCCAGACCGTTGTCAGAAACTTCCACAAAAATGCGATCGCGTTCTTCGGAACTCCAGCTACGAATGCTCACGTAACCGGGATATTCTTTCACTTCCTCTGGGGAAAGCTGTTTGTTACGTTCGTCCACCGCATCCAAAGCGTTGGTTATCAGGTTCATAAAAACTTGATTGAGCTGACCGGCGTAGCATTCTATTTGGGGAAGTTCCCCGTATTCCTTGCGAATTTCCACCCCCGGTCGGTCGTGTTTGGTTTTGATGCGGTTGTGTAGAATCATTAACGTACTGTCGATGCCTTCGTGAATGTTTACATATTTTAGTTCCGCTTCGTCCATGCGGGAGAAATTCCGCAAACTCAAAACAATGGAACGAATGCGATCGGCACCCACTTGCATGGATTGTAAAAGTTTGGGTAAGTCGGTTACCAGAAAATCCAGGTCGTAATCTTCGATTTTTTCGGCAATTTCCGGGTCGTTATCGGCGTAGCGATCGCGATACAGCTGTAAAATTTCCACAATATCGTCCGTATAATCTTTCGCGTGGACCAAATTGCCATAAATAAAATTAACCGGATTGTTAATTTCGTGGGCCACCCCCGCCACCAGCTGTCCCAAACTGGACATTTTCTCGCTTTGGATAAGTTTAACTTGCGCTTTTTTTAACTCGTCTAAGGCTTTGTTTAAGTCTGCCGTGCGTTCTTGCACCCGTTGTTCTAAGAGTTCGTTTTGTGCCGCCAGTTGTTTGGTGAGAAACCGCAGCTTTAAATGTAGCCTTACCCGCGCCAGTACTTCTTCTTGTTGGAAAGGTTTGGTAATATAGTCAACAGCACCGATGGACAACCCTTTTACTTTATCCGGCGTATCCGCCAAGGCACTCATAAAAACAATCGGAATATCTTGAGTATCGGTATTGGCTTTCAGGCGGCGGCAGGTTTCAAAGCCATCAATCCCCGGCATCATGATATCCAGTAAAATGATATCGGGGCTGGCATACTCCACCTTCGCGATCGCACTTTCCCCGTCCTGTGCCACCAACACCTCAAATCCAGCTTCGTCTAAAAAATCTGAAAGAACGCCTAAATTGGCAGGATTGTCGTCTACAATTAAAACGACACTGGATGTTTCGTTCACCTCCGGAAGCTCTGGATTGCTGGCTTCTGTGGTTGCTTTACTCATAAACAAATATCTCCGAAGCACTGGTAATAATGGTTAGGCTCAGAGCCTGCTACTTCCTCGATTCTAAAGAGGCTTTACCTTTAGATATTCCCACATAGCAAGGGGAACCAACCAATTGGGGAAAACTAGATACTTGAGGTCGATGGTTTGGGAACAAGAGAGGGGATTTCCCTTCTTTTGTATAGCCATAGAATCGCTTTTCCGATTGCTACACCCATGCCACCATTGAGACAAACAGTATTGCCAATGTTCCCGATACGACCCATTCTGCCAAAGCCAACCTTGCCTATGCCAAGCCAATCCGCCACACCAGAACCAACGGATACACCAGTCAAATCCATCTTCATCGAAACCAACAGCCATGGCGAATATCCGCAATTGCTTGGTATGTGGTCGCTGTATCTGGATGGGGACTAACCTTCCCACGAGAATTGCCAGCCTTTCATCGCAGGCAACTGCGATCGATCGCGAACAGTTGGTTTGCCATCGTTTGCATGAAATTCCATTTTCCCGTCTGGATGGGATTGAATGGCCTTGGGGTGGTTGGCGATCGCCTACCAATCTACCACAAGTTTTCCCCTACAGACCTTAACTTTCTCTTTACCCAATATTTGTGAAGTTCTATACCTCTTTTCCCTGGGCTAGAAGGCAAAATATCTGCCAAAAATGGATATATGGTAGGGAGTGTTTCTATAAAAATCAGATAAAAATTTCTTTATAAGATAGATTGTTAGATTGGCTTAACTTTTGTGTAGCCAAACATGGTTTTTGATTGTTTCCAAGCAACTTTTAATTTTTCTAGTTAAATTTGTATGGAGTTTGGCTTTCAAATTTACTTGTATAAATAGAATCAATCCCCAAGCGATGACTTTTTATTCCCTTCTCAAGCTAGGGACTTTCCCATCTGGAAAAAATCTTGAAAAACCGTCGTAGCATCGGAGATCTCAATTGCGCTATAATTATAAATTTGGCGACTACCCTATCGAAGTAGGGCCCTTCGCTTCGCCGTCGGGAAAACAGAAAGCTTCTTGGCAATTTTGGTAATTTCTTATGGCTGCTTCTCCCCGTCATCGTTCTAAACCCAAATCCAAAGCCAAAAACTCCGCAAAATCCCATCAAAAAGCTACAGAAACAGTAGCATCTTCAACAGATATTGTATTTGGACGCCATAGCGTCTTATCTTGTTTGGAACAGGGAAGACCCCTCGATCGGATTTGGCTAGTCGCATCCTTACAAAAAGACAGTCGCTTTCAACCCCTGTTGCAGCAAGCCAAACAGCAGGGAACTGTTATCCAAAAAACCGATCCCCAACACCTGCATCGCCTCAGCCAGGGAGGCAACCATCAGGGAATTGTCGCGCAAATGGCAGCCTATCAATACCAAGATTTGGAAGAGTTAGTCGCTGCCGCCAAAGCCGCTACTGATTTTCCCGTGTTGGTTGCTGCTGATGGCGTTACCGATCCCCACAATCTAGGTGCGATCGCGCGGACAGCGGAAGCTTTCCGAACCCAAGGAGTCATCATTCCCCAACGGCGGTCGGCATCAGTTTGTGCCACAGTAGCCAAAGTAGCAGCAGGCGCGTTAGAAAATTTAGCCATTGCTCGGGTGGTCAATTTAAATCGCGCTTTAGACTGGTTAAAAGAGGAAGGATTTTGGATTTACGGCACGGCAGTGATAGGAAGTGTCCCCATCCATGAAGTACGGTTTACCGAACCTACGGTTTTGGTGGTGGGATCGGAAGGCAGCGGCATCAGTTCGCTGACCCAGAAACGCTGCGATACTCTAGTTTCCATCCCTTTGTCTGGAAAAACCCAGAGTTTGAATGTATCCGTGGCTACCGGAATTGCTCTTTATGAAATTTATCGCCAACATTTTGGGGATCGATTATAGTGATGTGGAGATAGGACGCCTAAGAACTGACAGCCATTGATACCTATATAACCGGACCTCGATCCAAGTGGCGATCGCAATTGCCATCTTGTAGAATTTGGCGTAGAAAATTAGAAAACGCCAGTAAATAAGGACTTATAAGGACCGGCTGTCACAGGTTATCCGTTCCTATCCATGGCTGTTTGCCAACCAATTCCCGTTTGATTCCCAGACCTGAGGGATATTTGGGAAATTCTTTTTGCCAATGGCGAACCACCGACAAACTGGTGTTCCTTTGACTGTTTGTCTTCACACCGCACTTCGATCTACTTGTAAATGCGGTTTCCGTTCTCTCGGAGGTTCTTGATTATGAAGGAAGTATTGATTAGCCTGCTCAACTTTTTTGGACAAGCCTGGTGGGTAGAAATTCAAACGGAAAATCCCAGGTGCATTTATTATTTTGGTCCTTTTTTAACCCGTAGGGATGCCGAACAAATGCACGCCGGCTACATCGAAGATTTAAAAAATGAAGGTGCCAGCATTGCCTCGCTACAAATGAAACGCTGCCAACCGCAGAAAGTAACGGTTTTGCAGGAGGAAGAAACCGAGTTCCCTAGCCAAGCGGGGGATCCGCAGTTTTCCACCGCTGGCTAGAACGCCGCCACCTACTGGATCTCCCGCAAGAGGGTTCTTACGATACCAATTCACCTTGATAGACATCGAACCAAACGTCAATGTCTGTGAGGACTTGCTGGGGAATTTCCCAAGGAAATAAATGTGCTGTCTCAGGGTAGCATTGCCAGGAACTGCCTGGCAGTTTTTGTGCGGTTTCGTAGCTGGAAGCAGCGGTAATATGGCGATCGCATTCGCCAGCTAAAACCAAAGCCGGACATTGAATTTGGGATAGGTCTGCCAAGCGATCGTATCCCGAGTGTAAAGCGGCTGAGAGTGCTTGGCGCGCTGCCGCCGATGTTTGCAAATACGCCGAAATTCCCCAGCGAGCCAAATAGCGGTAACTTAGTTCTGTATGCTGTTGCAAAAGATACCGATAAAGCGATCGCTTTCCCAAAAGTTCTCGATGCCAGCGTTTTCCCGGCTGCAGCCAATTGCTAGCCGCAGCCAGACCCGTATACAGCAAATCCTGCCAAGTAACCGGCGGATGGTTGCTGCGGGGTTTGGCCGCCGTTGCTACCAAAATCAACCCGCCAATACGTTCCGGACATTGCCACGCCAACTCCAAGGCCAAAATCCCTCCCAAGGACCATCCCAGCACCACGCATCGTTCGATCGCCAAGCGATCGAGCAATGCGGTCAAATCCCGCAAATGGTCGGACATAGAAAAGGATGCATCCTGACGGCTGCGACCGTAACCACGCAAATCCGGTGCCAAGGTCCAAAACCGTTGGGATAAATGATGGGTAAACACAGACATCGCACTAGCAGAACCAGGATGTCCGTGCAAGCAAAGCACCGGAAATCCGCTTCCCTGTTGTTGTAAATATAATTCTCCAACCGGTAATGTATGCACCATAGGTTCATCCTAATTTAGAAATTGGGAATGGGGGAGATAGGGGAAATAAAAAAGTACAATAAAATGAATGATTTTCTCCCATACTCCCATGGTCTCATGCTCCCATATCCCTCTCCACCTTTTGCTAGGATAAACTCGTAGCAAAACTATTCGCCGGCTGCTCGGGTAGGATCGTAACGTTGGAACTATACTACGCGCCGATTGTTTTAATCGTTTGTCCCCTGCTGGGTGGTTTGCCGCTGATTGCCTGGATTACCTACGCACTCACTGGCAAAAAACTCCAGCAATTGGGAACTGGAAATGTTGGCGTTCAAGCGGCTTTTTACCACGGAGGAACGCTGGTAGGCGTGTTGGCGGTGCTTTCGGAAGCTTTCAAAGGCATTGCCGCTGTCTGGCTGGCGCGATCGCTCTTTCCCACCACGCCGGTGTGGGAACTGGTGGCGTTAATGGCTTTGGTTGCCGGACGTTACTGGTTTGGCAAAGGAGCCGGTACCACCAATGTGGTGTGGGGGGTTGTGGTTCACGACCCGATTGTAGCCGGTTTGGTGTTTCTGATTGGTGGGATTAGCTTCACCATTTTTCGGGAACGCCAGCGGGGAAAAATTGCTGTATTGGTGCTGTTTCCCCTTATGATGGGATTGATGCACAATCCGCGGGACCATCGCGTTTTCGCCGCGATGGCGTTAAGTAGTTTGCTGGCTTGGATTTACCGACAATTGGAAGACGATTTGGATTTGCCTGCTGAGAACACCACCCCGGAAAACCGCAAATTATTTCGCTTCTTTCGAGGCGATCGCGCCATCATGTCCTTAGACCGTTCTTTGGAAGTAGACCAAGCTGGTGGCAAAGCGGCTACCCTCTCCCAGCTAAAGCGTTGGGGATATCCAGTTCCCTCGGGTTGGGTTCTGCCTCCCGGCGACGACCCGGTACCGCTGTTAAAGTTCCTGTCTCCTTCTGAGGAAAAGCCTCTGGCCGTCCGTTCTTCAGCTATTGAAGAAGATTCGCAACGAGCTTCCGCTGCCGGACAGTACGAAACGGTTTTAAACGTAACCTCTAGAGAATCCCTCGCCAGTGCCATTTCCACCTGTCGGTCTTCAGCCGAACGTCCCCACGCCGTTGGTTACCGCCAGTCGCAGCAGTTGCGGACCGATGCCATGGCGGTTTTGGTTCAAGAGCAAATTCAAGGGGTCTTTTCTGGGGTGGCCTTTAGCCGCGATCCGCTGTTGCGTCAAGGGGATAGCGTTCTCATCGAAGCGTTAGCTGGTTCGCCGTCGCAGGTGGTTTCCGGTCAAACCACGCCGCAGCGATTTCGTGCCTCCGTTCCCAACGAATTGGTGGACGATCGCAGTTGGGTATTGCCGGAAGATGTGGATTTACCGGTTGAAGGAGAAAGTCAAGAAGCTTCGCCAAGACTCATTCAACAGGTGGCGTTTCTGGCGCGTCACATCGAACAGCAATACCACGGCATTCCCCAGGATATCGAATGGACCTACGATGGCGATCGCTTGTGGGTGTTGCAATCCCGTCCCATTACCACTTTGCTGCCGATTTGGACCCGCAAAATTGCCGCCGAGGTGATTCCGGGGGTCATTCGTCCGCTGACCTGGTCCATCAACCGTCCCCTCACCTGTGGGGTATGGGGAAATATCTTTACCATCGTTCTCGGCGATCGCGCGCGGGGGTTGGATTTTAACGAAACTGCAACCCTACATTTTTCCCAAGCCTATTTTAATGCTTCCTTGCTGGCAGACATCTTTCGTCGTATGGGATTGCCGGCGGAAAGCTTGGAATTTCTGACCCGCGGCAGCAAGTTAGGCAAGCCACCCTGGACTTCTACTGTGCGCAATATCCCGGGATTGTGGCGGTTGCTGCGCCGGGAAATGCGGTTGGTGGAAGATTTTAAGCGCGACCACCGGCGGCTGTTGGCACCAACGCTG contains:
- a CDS encoding ribonuclease III domain-containing protein; protein product: MSQDFPTYDGTATSDREHFFDSHIKPEQIQQLSPAALAYLGDAVYELYVRSLYLFPPKQQQLYHQQVVTQVRAETQARYLEILQPFLNEGELEIIRRGRNAATGKPRRLNRKIYQQASSLETLIGYLYLQDRQRLQQLLSQLDFPPIESPADNR
- a CDS encoding response regulator, with amino-acid sequence MSKATTEASNPELPEVNETSSVVLIVDDNPANLGVLSDFLDEAGFEVLVAQDGESAIAKVEYASPDIILLDIMMPGIDGFETCRRLKANTDTQDIPIVFMSALADTPDKVKGLSIGAVDYITKPFQQEEVLARVRLHLKLRFLTKQLAAQNELLEQRVQERTADLNKALDELKKAQVKLIQSEKMSSLGQLVAGVAHEINNPVNFIYGNLVHAKDYTDDIVEILQLYRDRYADNDPEIAEKIEDYDLDFLVTDLPKLLQSMQVGADRIRSIVLSLRNFSRMDEAELKYVNIHEGIDSTLMILHNRIKTKHDRPGVEIRKEYGELPQIECYAGQLNQVFMNLITNALDAVDERNKQLSPEEVKEYPGYVSIRSWSSEERDRIFVEVSDNGLGISEETRQKIFEPFYTTKPVGKGTGMGLAICYSIVVDKHSGQISCHSQPNQGSTFLVEVPVRQSHHDT
- the rlmB gene encoding 23S rRNA (guanosine(2251)-2'-O)-methyltransferase RlmB — protein: MAASPRHRSKPKSKAKNSAKSHQKATETVASSTDIVFGRHSVLSCLEQGRPLDRIWLVASLQKDSRFQPLLQQAKQQGTVIQKTDPQHLHRLSQGGNHQGIVAQMAAYQYQDLEELVAAAKAATDFPVLVAADGVTDPHNLGAIARTAEAFRTQGVIIPQRRSASVCATVAKVAAGALENLAIARVVNLNRALDWLKEEGFWIYGTAVIGSVPIHEVRFTEPTVLVVGSEGSGISSLTQKRCDTLVSIPLSGKTQSLNVSVATGIALYEIYRQHFGDRL
- a CDS encoding DUF1816 domain-containing protein yields the protein MKEVLISLLNFFGQAWWVEIQTENPRCIYYFGPFLTRRDAEQMHAGYIEDLKNEGASIASLQMKRCQPQKVTVLQEEETEFPSQAGDPQFSTAG
- a CDS encoding alpha/beta hydrolase, with the protein product MVHTLPVGELYLQQQGSGFPVLCLHGHPGSASAMSVFTHHLSQRFWTLAPDLRGYGRSRQDASFSMSDHLRDLTALLDRLAIERCVVLGWSLGGILALELAWQCPERIGGLILVATAAKPRSNHPPVTWQDLLYTGLAAASNWLQPGKRWHRELLGKRSLYRYLLQQHTELSYRYLARWGISAYLQTSAAARQALSAALHSGYDRLADLSQIQCPALVLAGECDRHITAASSYETAQKLPGSSWQCYPETAHLFPWEIPQQVLTDIDVWFDVYQGELVS
- a CDS encoding glycerol-3-phosphate acyltransferase, with translation MELYYAPIVLIVCPLLGGLPLIAWITYALTGKKLQQLGTGNVGVQAAFYHGGTLVGVLAVLSEAFKGIAAVWLARSLFPTTPVWELVALMALVAGRYWFGKGAGTTNVVWGVVVHDPIVAGLVFLIGGISFTIFRERQRGKIAVLVLFPLMMGLMHNPRDHRVFAAMALSSLLAWIYRQLEDDLDLPAENTTPENRKLFRFFRGDRAIMSLDRSLEVDQAGGKAATLSQLKRWGYPVPSGWVLPPGDDPVPLLKFLSPSEEKPLAVRSSAIEEDSQRASAAGQYETVLNVTSRESLASAISTCRSSAERPHAVGYRQSQQLRTDAMAVLVQEQIQGVFSGVAFSRDPLLRQGDSVLIEALAGSPSQVVSGQTTPQRFRASVPNELVDDRSWVLPEDVDLPVEGESQEASPRLIQQVAFLARHIEQQYHGIPQDIEWTYDGDRLWVLQSRPITTLLPIWTRKIAAEVIPGVIRPLTWSINRPLTCGVWGNIFTIVLGDRARGLDFNETATLHFSQAYFNASLLADIFRRMGLPAESLEFLTRGSKLGKPPWTSTVRNIPGLWRLLRREMRLVEDFKRDHRRLLAPTLLQLRRDGGYGTGHRLDRMSERELLERVDRILQALQTTTYYNILAPLSLSLRRSLLRVKPENLNNSKLPEVAVTRSLQELADNARHLLGELEPETDAASLFATLAEMSDGGVILEQFDRIVQRYGYLSEVATDIAVPTWQEDPQPLRRLFAQQLISGETTVNQTATETISSPQRQRFGNWSFSWRVSAVQKRLNLKGQVAKSYNRLLAHLRWTFLAIGDRWVQRGILSEADDIFFLELAEIRRLVAGDEQLQQYSLSLLRDRRDRVNRDGEMQPPPSVVYGNDPPKTFSLPKPATQTMRGIGASPGQAEGMVQVVTSLQAMPPLDQPTILVVPYTDAGWVPILSRAAGIVASVGGILSHGAIVAREYGIPAVMDVEDATRRLQNGWRVRIDGTKGTVDILETESHETTES